A region from the Hydra vulgaris chromosome 10, alternate assembly HydraT2T_AEP genome encodes:
- the LOC101237552 gene encoding A-kinase anchor protein 10, mitochondrial isoform X4 yields MNKNEAKKNRWSFVKKKVPIQNKDETFTFDLKELLEEKGICLKPRSSSSKSSRLSPSLLDVLKKSVALGYFLDFLNEHGKKNLLDFWLEAETFRMVLESQYKRSQRDALKKSSIGLKKEINFDSKTEEIMDRRRCCEKELTEENKTNNDACLNNFINENTEISYKIQSSRNHDFYHSDSPKKENQDFRMRTRSCIVDAVSIYNKYISLNADNYIYLPQQCRQNIEAAVCEYNSYLEPSCFVNAQEFIFEQLLSSYDEFVLTTNMIAYQLRFLQERKLHLKDVLYNDSILFYFTEYLDQHGGRSTLEFYFSAEHFEDDVNEKLLNFTYNKNEVINDAIFLYERYFSMKCKQQLIKDDKLRIVLENNICREEGPQSNCFCIPMAYAWTALSDVYLPMFLQSANYKKYFDHLTNSLQNNDLKSFSSLSSLSTDESLTTSSDSKNNLACENVMDFGLKPCHHGRLALGHINEFGLFSSAMEPSFYEEKTSVSKFGQVVRNLIRGEAKEETEQLALEKAKMIILEIQKQTKDNQANISHSL; encoded by the exons cctCGTTCATCATCTAGTAAATCTTCACGACTTTCACCTTCTTTACttgatgttttgaaaaaatctgtAGCATTAGGTTATTTTTTAGACTTTCTTAATGaacatggtaaaaaaaatctattagattTTTGGTTGGAAGCAGAGACTTTCAGAATGGTTTTAGAAAGTCAATATAAACGCAGTCAACgagatgcattaaaaaaaagttctattggtttaaaaaaagaaataaattttgatagtAAAACTGAAGAAATAATGGATCGCAGGAGGTGTTGTGAAAAAGAACTTactgaagaaaataaaactaataatgatGCTTGtttgaacaattttataaatgaaaatacaGAAATTTCATATAAGATACAATCATCCAGGAATCATGATTTTTATCACTCTGACTctccaaaaaaagaaaatcaagatTTTAGAATGAGAACTAGAA GTTGTATTGTGGATGCTGtatcaatttataataaatacatatcaCTGAATGCagacaattatatatatttgcctCAGCAATGTCGTCAAAACATTGaag CGGCTGTTTGTGAATATAACAGCTATTTGGAGCCAAGTTGCTTTGTAAATGCCCAAGAGTTTATATTTGAACAACTTTTGAG TTCCTATGATGAGTTTGTATTAACCACTAATATGATTGCTTATCAGTTGCGATTTCTACAGGAAAGAAAACTGCATTTAAAAGATGTGCTATATAATGATTCCATTTTGTTCTACTTCACTGAG TATCTTGATCAACATGGCGGACGTTCAACACtagagttttatttttctgcTGAACATTTTGAAGATGATGtcaatgaaaaacttttaaactttacatataacaaaaatgaagttattaatgatgctatttttttatatgaaag atatttttcaaTGAAGTGCAAGCAGCAGTTAATAAAGGATGACAAATTAAGAATTGTTTTGGAGAATAACATATGTCGTGAAGAAGGACCTCAAAGCAATTGTTTTTGTATACCAATGGCATATGCTTGGACAGCTCTTTCTGAT gtTTATCTCCCAATGTTTCTTCAAAGTGCGAATTACAAGAAATATTTTGATCACTTAACCAATTCATTGCaaaacaatgatttaaaaagtttctctAGTCTAAGTTCCCTTTCTACTGATGAAAGTTTAACTACCTCTTCAGATTCAAAGAACAATTTGGCTTGTGAAAATGTTATGGACTTTGGTTTAAAGCCTTGTCATCATGGAag atTAGCCCTTGGTCATATAAATGAATTTGGGTTGTTTAGTTCAGCAATGGAACCTTcattttatgaagaaaaaacttcag TCTCAAAATTTGGTCAAGTAGTAAGAAATTTGATAAGAGGAGAAGCCAAAGAG gaaacaGAACAACTTGCTTTAGAGAAAGCTAAAATGAtcattttagaaatacaaaagCAGACAAAAGATAATCAGGCTAACATCAGTcacagtttataa
- the LOC101237552 gene encoding A-kinase anchor protein 10, mitochondrial isoform X3, giving the protein MNKNEAKKNRWSFVKKKVPIQNKDETFTFDLKELLEEKGICLKPRSSSSKSSRLSPSLLDVLKKSVALGYFLDFLNEHGKKNLLDFWLEAETFRMVLESQYKRSQRDALKKSSIGLKKEINFDSKTEEIMDRRRCCEKELTEENKTNNDACLNNFINENTEISYKIQSSRNHDFYHSDSPKKENQDFRMRTRSCIVDAVSIYNKYISLNADNYIYLPQQCRQNIEAAVCEYNSYLEPSCFVNAQEFIFEQLLSSYDEFVLTTNMIAYQLRFLQERKLHLKDVLYNDSILFYFTEYLDQHGGRSTLEFYFSAEHFEDDVNEKLLNFTYNKNEVINDAIFLYERYFSMKCKQQLIKDDKLRIVLENNICREEGPQSNCFCIPMAYAWTALSDVYLPMFLQSANYKKYFDHLTNSLQNNDLKSFSSLSSLSTDESLTTSSDSKNNLACENVMDFGLKPCHHGSRLALGHINEFGLFSSAMEPSFYEEKTSVSKFGQVVRNLIRGEAKEETEQLALEKAKMIILEIQKQTKDNQANISHSL; this is encoded by the exons cctCGTTCATCATCTAGTAAATCTTCACGACTTTCACCTTCTTTACttgatgttttgaaaaaatctgtAGCATTAGGTTATTTTTTAGACTTTCTTAATGaacatggtaaaaaaaatctattagattTTTGGTTGGAAGCAGAGACTTTCAGAATGGTTTTAGAAAGTCAATATAAACGCAGTCAACgagatgcattaaaaaaaagttctattggtttaaaaaaagaaataaattttgatagtAAAACTGAAGAAATAATGGATCGCAGGAGGTGTTGTGAAAAAGAACTTactgaagaaaataaaactaataatgatGCTTGtttgaacaattttataaatgaaaatacaGAAATTTCATATAAGATACAATCATCCAGGAATCATGATTTTTATCACTCTGACTctccaaaaaaagaaaatcaagatTTTAGAATGAGAACTAGAA GTTGTATTGTGGATGCTGtatcaatttataataaatacatatcaCTGAATGCagacaattatatatatttgcctCAGCAATGTCGTCAAAACATTGaag CGGCTGTTTGTGAATATAACAGCTATTTGGAGCCAAGTTGCTTTGTAAATGCCCAAGAGTTTATATTTGAACAACTTTTGAG TTCCTATGATGAGTTTGTATTAACCACTAATATGATTGCTTATCAGTTGCGATTTCTACAGGAAAGAAAACTGCATTTAAAAGATGTGCTATATAATGATTCCATTTTGTTCTACTTCACTGAG TATCTTGATCAACATGGCGGACGTTCAACACtagagttttatttttctgcTGAACATTTTGAAGATGATGtcaatgaaaaacttttaaactttacatataacaaaaatgaagttattaatgatgctatttttttatatgaaag atatttttcaaTGAAGTGCAAGCAGCAGTTAATAAAGGATGACAAATTAAGAATTGTTTTGGAGAATAACATATGTCGTGAAGAAGGACCTCAAAGCAATTGTTTTTGTATACCAATGGCATATGCTTGGACAGCTCTTTCTGAT gtTTATCTCCCAATGTTTCTTCAAAGTGCGAATTACAAGAAATATTTTGATCACTTAACCAATTCATTGCaaaacaatgatttaaaaagtttctctAGTCTAAGTTCCCTTTCTACTGATGAAAGTTTAACTACCTCTTCAGATTCAAAGAACAATTTGGCTTGTGAAAATGTTATGGACTTTGGTTTAAAGCCTTGTCATCATGGAag tagatTAGCCCTTGGTCATATAAATGAATTTGGGTTGTTTAGTTCAGCAATGGAACCTTcattttatgaagaaaaaacttcag TCTCAAAATTTGGTCAAGTAGTAAGAAATTTGATAAGAGGAGAAGCCAAAGAG gaaacaGAACAACTTGCTTTAGAGAAAGCTAAAATGAtcattttagaaatacaaaagCAGACAAAAGATAATCAGGCTAACATCAGTcacagtttataa